The Peptococcaceae bacterium 1198_IL3148 genome window below encodes:
- a CDS encoding diguanylate cyclase, translated as MLKVIAQGKIRNTLLLGLVILIIVPTFSAVGVYFHSTKTSIEQQTYNSLVAALDKQVYFINHWFWQQRQYSLLLSSSGKVSSMDPKIIEDYLINIAYTNPVVEDLGVADKNGNVIAGTTPSDGISISDREYFKQSIKGKTWISDVITNRFSGNPVIVFSAPAYYDHQLVGVLFSAVSLDSISRLMQNFNLDQWTESYLVNADGALVTESKYKSQLVNQGLIEESSLGYKVSSFGIKQALAGNSGADKYINYLGREVYGVYRPISTNRMAIIIEKDADAVLKKEIRQAYYSIFNTGVLITFIFLPVVVWLSRRFAKPLEKLATAAKQIGNGHYGYVVDIQSNQEINELVAAFNKMSIQIKAMHHQLNEQIKQLKTQQQEIQCQNEELAASQDELIAVNEKLEQVACTDPLTHLYNRRYLFKKMKQYIESACKDNIPVSVILFDIDYFKRVNDTYGHQVGDQVLVQLTSLVAKSIKAEHLLARFGGEEFVILLPNEKLAESAKFAEYLRKLVEEHIFKTDGGDIKITISLGVTCFTGEYCSIYGKELDRLLSVADNLLYEAKRSGRNKVVSS; from the coding sequence ATGCTAAAAGTAATTGCACAAGGCAAAATTAGAAACACTCTTCTGTTGGGCCTAGTGATTTTGATTATTGTGCCCACCTTCAGTGCTGTTGGTGTATATTTCCACTCTACAAAGACCAGTATAGAACAACAAACCTATAATTCGCTGGTGGCGGCGTTGGACAAGCAAGTCTATTTTATCAATCACTGGTTTTGGCAGCAGCGGCAATATAGCTTATTGTTAAGTTCTTCAGGAAAAGTTAGCTCTATGGATCCTAAAATTATTGAAGATTACCTAATAAATATTGCTTACACCAACCCAGTGGTTGAAGATCTGGGGGTGGCAGATAAAAATGGCAATGTTATCGCTGGCACTACTCCCAGTGATGGCATCAGTATTAGTGATCGGGAATATTTTAAACAGTCTATTAAAGGTAAAACCTGGATTTCAGATGTGATTACTAACCGCTTTTCAGGGAACCCGGTTATAGTATTTTCAGCTCCTGCATATTACGACCATCAACTGGTGGGTGTACTTTTTTCAGCGGTTTCTTTAGATAGCATTTCCCGGTTGATGCAGAATTTTAATTTAGATCAATGGACAGAAAGCTACTTGGTTAACGCTGATGGTGCCCTAGTGACAGAATCTAAGTATAAAAGCCAACTGGTTAATCAAGGGCTGATTGAAGAAAGTAGCTTGGGTTATAAAGTCAGCAGCTTTGGCATTAAACAAGCACTGGCAGGAAATAGCGGCGCAGATAAATATATCAATTATCTAGGCCGAGAAGTTTACGGAGTATATAGACCCATCAGCACCAACCGGATGGCAATTATAATTGAAAAGGACGCCGATGCTGTACTTAAAAAGGAGATCAGGCAAGCATATTATTCAATCTTTAACACTGGCGTGTTAATAACCTTTATATTCTTGCCGGTGGTGGTGTGGTTATCCCGTCGGTTTGCCAAACCATTAGAGAAATTAGCTACGGCTGCCAAGCAGATAGGTAATGGACACTATGGGTATGTGGTGGACATTCAATCTAACCAAGAAATTAATGAGTTGGTTGCTGCCTTTAATAAAATGTCAATACAAATTAAAGCAATGCACCATCAATTAAATGAACAAATTAAACAATTAAAAACACAACAGCAGGAGATTCAATGTCAAAATGAAGAGTTGGCTGCGTCCCAAGATGAACTAATTGCGGTCAATGAAAAATTAGAGCAGGTGGCCTGCACCGACCCGTTAACACATTTATATAACAGACGGTACCTATTTAAAAAAATGAAACAGTATATTGAAAGTGCCTGTAAAGATAACATTCCGGTTTCGGTAATTTTATTTGATATAGATTACTTTAAAAGGGTGAATGATACCTACGGTCATCAGGTGGGCGATCAGGTGTTGGTGCAATTAACCAGCTTAGTGGCCAAATCCATTAAGGCTGAACATTTACTTGCTAGATTTGGTGGTGAAGAGTTTGTCATTCTATTACCTAATGAAAAATTGGCTGAGTCAGCAAAGTTTGCTGAATACTTGAGAAAACTGGTTGAAGAACACATATTTAAAACCGATGGTGGGGATATTAAAATTACCATTAGCCTTGGTGTAACATGTTTTACTGGCGAGTATTGTAGCATCTATGGAAAAGAATTGGATCGACTATTAAGCGTAGCCGATAACCTACTATATGAGGCTAAGAGATCGGGCCGTAATAAAGTGGTGAGTTCTTAA
- a CDS encoding HIT domain-containing protein, protein MERIWAPWRTVYIGKDNGSQCIFCDKLASTADEENYVLTRGEKVFVLLNIYPYNNGHLLVAPKRHVGDIADLTAEESLELFQTTQKMVTLLRKAFNPEGFNVGVNVGKIAGAGIPGHFHIHIVPRWGGDTNFMPVIGDVRVISEGLEMTYQKLKAALASD, encoded by the coding sequence ATGGAACGTATTTGGGCACCTTGGCGTACAGTATACATCGGTAAAGATAACGGCTCACAGTGTATTTTTTGCGATAAGCTGGCGTCCACCGCGGATGAAGAGAATTATGTACTCACCCGCGGAGAAAAAGTTTTTGTATTACTAAATATTTACCCCTATAATAATGGTCATCTGTTGGTGGCACCTAAAAGGCATGTGGGGGATATTGCCGATTTGACTGCAGAGGAATCTCTAGAGTTGTTTCAAACCACTCAAAAAATGGTGACTTTGTTGCGCAAAGCCTTTAATCCTGAGGGCTTTAATGTTGGTGTAAATGTCGGTAAAATTGCTGGGGCAGGTATACCAGGGCATTTTCATATTCACATAGTACCCCGCTGGGGTGGAGACACTAATTTTATGCCGGTTATCGGTGATGTTAGGGTAATATCCGAGGGGTTAGAAATGACTTACCAAAAATTAAAAGCAGCGCTGGCCAGCGACTAA
- the sigK gene encoding RNA polymerase sporulation sigma factor SigK, protein MLATLGSVLLSLSIVNGLTFFISYVVNNSFKKPLSPEETVAYFKKYQSGDLEAFNVLVERNLRLVAHIAKKYKETTEESYDDLISIGTIGLIKAINTFDVERAKFSTYASRCIHNEILMCLRSKQKDSLLVSLEQPIGCDKEGNEVTWENCLGTDSEIVYEEVEANQEMERLKLAIAKLPAKERTVIIQRYGLNGTEPRCQRKIAKDMGISRSYVSRIETKGLKRLTQLLTP, encoded by the coding sequence ATGTTAGCTACCTTGGGCTCTGTTTTGTTAAGTTTATCCATTGTCAACGGGTTAACTTTTTTTATTTCTTATGTGGTCAACAACAGTTTTAAAAAGCCCCTTAGCCCCGAAGAAACAGTTGCCTATTTTAAGAAGTATCAATCAGGCGATCTGGAAGCTTTTAATGTTCTGGTGGAAAGAAACCTGCGTTTGGTGGCCCATATTGCCAAAAAATATAAGGAAACGACCGAGGAAAGCTACGATGATTTAATCTCCATAGGCACAATTGGTCTAATTAAAGCCATCAACACCTTTGATGTTGAACGTGCCAAGTTTTCAACTTACGCATCCCGCTGTATTCATAATGAAATACTAATGTGTCTTAGGTCAAAGCAGAAGGACAGTTTGTTGGTTTCATTAGAACAACCAATTGGTTGTGATAAGGAAGGCAACGAAGTAACCTGGGAAAATTGTCTAGGCACCGATTCTGAAATAGTGTATGAAGAGGTTGAGGCCAATCAAGAAATGGAACGACTAAAATTGGCAATAGCCAAATTACCTGCTAAAGAGCGAACGGTAATTATTCAGCGTTACGGCTTAAATGGTACCGAACCAAGGTGTCAAAGAAAAATTGCCAAAGACATGGGTATATCCCGCTCTTATGTATCCCGCATTGAAACTAAAGGTTTAAAAAGATTAACTCAATTATTGACACCGTAA
- a CDS encoding alpha/beta-type small acid-soluble spore protein has translation MAKDVVLKEFEPTELLKIVSSSGLVPQELKPYVKPALNEFKTEMAAELGIAAYDKIDKGDLPSRMNGKVGGGMTQKMVAFAEAVLAWHYRNKMLTEGKTD, from the coding sequence TTGGCCAAGGATGTAGTTTTAAAGGAATTTGAGCCCACAGAACTACTGAAGATAGTATCTTCTTCAGGCTTGGTGCCCCAAGAATTAAAACCCTACGTTAAACCGGCATTAAATGAGTTCAAGACAGAAATGGCTGCCGAACTGGGAATTGCCGCTTACGATAAAATTGACAAAGGGGATTTACCTAGCAGAATGAATGGTAAAGTTGGTGGTGGCATGACCCAAAAAATGGTGGCCTTTGCCGAAGCGGTTTTGGCTTGGCATTATCGAAACAAAATGCTAACCGAAGGTAAAACTGATTAA
- a CDS encoding ABC transporter ATP-binding protein yields the protein MTKLSIQQVSKLFGNADNQVEALASINLEVAANELAVIVGPSGCGKSTLLNIVAGLETATSGVVSMNGKEIVGPGAERGMVFQTYTLFPWLTVQKNVEFGLKVKGVDPAERANIARHYIDLVGLNSFANALPKALSGGMKQRVAIARALANKPEVLLMDEPFGALDAQTRVVMQELLLSVWEQERTTILFITHDIDEAVLLADNVYVMSRRPGKIRTKISVDIPRPRDHRVTVSPHFATIKKEIMEMLWDESKDAALQR from the coding sequence ATGACAAAATTATCTATTCAACAGGTAAGCAAGCTGTTTGGCAATGCCGACAACCAAGTTGAAGCCCTGGCCAGTATTAATCTGGAAGTGGCGGCAAACGAACTGGCGGTAATTGTTGGTCCCAGTGGTTGTGGTAAGTCAACGCTGCTCAACATCGTTGCGGGGCTAGAAACGGCAACCAGCGGTGTGGTTAGCATGAATGGTAAAGAAATTGTGGGACCGGGGGCAGAGCGGGGAATGGTTTTTCAAACCTATACGCTGTTTCCATGGTTAACTGTGCAGAAGAATGTCGAATTTGGTCTCAAGGTAAAGGGTGTTGACCCTGCCGAAAGGGCAAATATTGCTAGGCATTACATTGATTTGGTGGGGCTAAATAGCTTTGCAAATGCTTTGCCAAAGGCATTATCTGGGGGTATGAAACAACGGGTGGCCATTGCCCGGGCTTTGGCCAATAAACCAGAGGTATTGCTAATGGACGAACCCTTTGGCGCGTTAGATGCCCAAACTAGAGTGGTGATGCAAGAACTGTTACTATCGGTGTGGGAGCAAGAACGCACCACCATTTTGTTTATAACCCACGATATTGATGAAGCGGTGCTGCTGGCAGACAATGTCTATGTAATGTCCCGCCGCCCCGGCAAAATTAGAACCAAGATATCGGTGGACATCCCCAGACCCAGGGATCACAGAGTAACTGTTTCCCCACATTTTGCCACAATTAAAAAGGAGATAATGGAAATGTTGTGGGATGAAAGCAAAGACGCTGCGCTACAAAGATAA
- a CDS encoding ABC transporter permease yields MLKGRSLSLMSFAFLAAAWCLLSYGGIVKELFLPTPGAVIKSLGGMQQEGILIDYTLVSLYRVLVGWVMAVVIAIPLGILIATSQRAEAIFEPTIDFARYLPVVALVPLTLLYFGIGDLQKFVIIFLGTFFQLVLMVSDVVANVPRDLMRAASTLGASRWQTYRLVLLPASLPGILDSLRITMGWAWTYLVVAELVAANSGLGYMILKAQRFLAVDRIFAGLIIIGLLGLLTDYLFKCLAKVLVPWSEKVGGKV; encoded by the coding sequence ATGTTAAAAGGTCGGTCGCTGTCTTTAATGTCCTTTGCCTTTTTGGCTGCTGCTTGGTGCCTATTGTCCTATGGAGGCATAGTAAAAGAATTGTTTCTCCCCACCCCAGGGGCGGTAATAAAATCCTTAGGCGGCATGCAGCAAGAGGGCATTTTAATAGACTATACTCTGGTCAGTTTGTATCGAGTGCTGGTGGGCTGGGTAATGGCGGTGGTAATTGCTATACCTTTAGGTATTTTAATTGCTACCTCCCAAAGGGCAGAGGCGATATTTGAACCTACAATTGACTTTGCCCGTTATTTACCGGTGGTGGCTTTGGTGCCGCTAACACTGTTGTACTTTGGTATAGGCGACTTACAAAAATTTGTAATTATATTTTTAGGTACTTTCTTTCAATTGGTTTTAATGGTTAGTGATGTGGTGGCTAACGTACCTAGGGATTTAATGCGGGCGGCATCCACTTTGGGTGCCAGCCGATGGCAGACTTATAGATTGGTATTGCTACCGGCTTCATTGCCAGGGATTTTAGATAGCTTGCGCATTACCATGGGTTGGGCGTGGACTTACCTAGTGGTGGCAGAATTGGTGGCGGCCAACTCTGGACTGGGTTATATGATTTTAAAGGCCCAGAGATTTTTAGCTGTGGACCGTATCTTTGCCGGGTTAATCATTATTGGCTTATTAGGCTTACTGACAGATTATCTCTTCAAGTGCTTAGCTAAAGTGCTGGTTCCCTGGAGTGAAAAGGTTGGTGGTAAGGTATGA
- a CDS encoding ABC transporter substrate-binding protein, translating to MSKKLITLVVMLLISSLLLMGCGGEDKETTANQDQAVAFKLAHATWVGYAPLYIAKEKGYFEKYNINPELVLIEDESQYASALASGQIQALGNVLDREVIHFAKGTPETFIFAMDESAGGDGIVATKEIATVADLKGATVGLDKSSTSYFFFLTVLEKYGLNEEDVNIQEMTAGDAGAAFVAGKLDAAVTWEPWITNASQREGGHVLVTSKETPRTIVDVVTMRSDFVKENPQAAEGLTKAWFDAIEFYRANPDEGNEIMARVLQIDKEEVAEMAQGVQFFGQQENLAFFSKDGDDTVYTTAERAGKFWQQKGIIDNELDLDALITADFVQEVAK from the coding sequence ATGTCGAAAAAACTAATTACCCTTGTTGTAATGCTGTTAATATCTTCACTGTTGCTGATGGGTTGTGGCGGTGAAGATAAAGAAACCACAGCCAATCAGGATCAAGCGGTAGCATTTAAACTGGCCCATGCCACTTGGGTAGGCTATGCCCCACTCTACATTGCCAAAGAGAAGGGATACTTTGAAAAGTACAATATCAACCCGGAACTGGTGCTGATTGAGGATGAATCACAATATGCCAGTGCATTGGCCTCTGGCCAAATTCAAGCTTTAGGTAATGTTCTGGATCGGGAAGTTATCCACTTTGCTAAAGGCACACCAGAAACATTTATATTTGCCATGGATGAATCGGCAGGTGGCGACGGCATAGTAGCTACAAAGGAAATTGCCACCGTAGCAGACCTTAAAGGCGCCACTGTGGGGTTAGATAAGTCATCGACATCATACTTTTTCTTTTTAACGGTGTTGGAGAAGTACGGTTTAAATGAAGAGGATGTAAACATTCAAGAAATGACTGCTGGCGATGCCGGTGCAGCCTTTGTGGCTGGCAAATTGGATGCGGCGGTAACTTGGGAACCGTGGATTACCAATGCGTCCCAAAGGGAAGGCGGTCATGTATTGGTAACCAGCAAAGAAACACCCAGAACCATTGTGGATGTAGTTACCATGCGGTCTGATTTTGTAAAGGAAAATCCCCAAGCGGCTGAAGGTTTAACCAAGGCTTGGTTTGATGCCATTGAATTTTATCGAGCAAACCCTGATGAAGGTAACGAGATTATGGCCCGGGTACTGCAAATAGATAAAGAAGAAGTGGCGGAAATGGCCCAAGGTGTGCAGTTTTTTGGTCAACAAGAAAACCTGGCCTTCTTTAGCAAAGACGGTGACGACACTGTTTATACCACCGCTGAACGGGCCGGTAAGTTTTGGCAACAAAAAGGCATTATTGATAATGAGTTAGATTTGGATGCTTTAATTACCGCAGATTTTGTACAAGAGGTTGCTAAATAA
- a CDS encoding VanW family protein gives MKKKFNTPALIWALLLGQLIIGVTVGTASLKYSYQDKIIPGVTISGVDVGGMRSEDALVKIKDALPQPTPTSNLLLKDQEGNGWTIQYGDVELSYDYQGAISEAYKLSKNANPLIGMTNYYKLMQGDFNLPLKVKFNEAALRQILAQQKATYDIQPINAKIANSEGKVVLLSETLGKFIDINATVESFANLDVREHQVELVTKAIEPQLTDEDLKDINTQLSIYVTALDSSSSSRIHNIKLASNKIDNTLMKPGEVFSLNQQLGPRIEAEGYQKASVIVDNEIVDDYGGGVCQVATTLYNAVKVADLPVVERHRHTLPVDYAPIGEDATIAGDIKDFKFKNDGKKPLLIKSAVEENKLTVSLFGNKDDAKNVQYKIETERKLIKHDTIYKSDNSLKPGEVKVEKPGQDGYDIITYEVTIINGAEVERKQISERHIKPETAVIVLPAEQQNIDGYKK, from the coding sequence TTGAAAAAGAAGTTTAATACCCCCGCTTTAATATGGGCACTATTACTTGGGCAATTAATTATTGGTGTTACTGTTGGCACGGCTTCTCTAAAATATAGCTACCAAGACAAAATAATTCCGGGTGTCACCATTAGTGGCGTAGACGTTGGTGGAATGAGGTCGGAGGATGCCCTGGTAAAAATAAAAGATGCATTACCCCAACCTACCCCCACCAGCAACCTGCTGCTTAAAGATCAGGAGGGTAATGGTTGGACGATTCAATACGGGGATGTAGAACTTAGTTATGATTACCAAGGGGCAATATCAGAGGCATACAAATTAAGTAAAAATGCCAACCCGTTGATTGGCATGACAAACTATTATAAATTGATGCAAGGTGACTTTAATTTGCCATTAAAGGTGAAATTTAACGAAGCTGCACTGCGTCAAATATTAGCCCAGCAAAAGGCCACCTATGATATTCAGCCCATTAATGCTAAAATTGCAAATTCTGAAGGAAAAGTGGTATTACTATCGGAAACCCTCGGTAAATTTATTGATATCAATGCCACTGTAGAAAGCTTTGCCAACTTGGATGTCAGAGAACATCAGGTGGAGTTGGTTACTAAAGCCATTGAACCTCAACTGACTGATGAAGATCTAAAGGATATCAATACTCAGTTAAGCATTTATGTCACAGCCTTAGATTCATCAAGCAGTTCAAGAATACATAATATTAAGCTGGCCAGCAATAAAATAGATAACACTTTAATGAAACCGGGAGAAGTATTTTCCCTTAACCAACAACTGGGTCCGCGCATTGAAGCGGAGGGCTATCAAAAGGCCAGCGTGATTGTAGATAATGAGATAGTTGATGATTATGGTGGTGGTGTATGCCAGGTGGCCACCACTTTATATAACGCTGTAAAAGTTGCAGACTTACCTGTGGTTGAACGGCATCGCCACACATTGCCGGTGGATTATGCACCCATTGGAGAAGATGCAACCATTGCTGGGGACATAAAAGATTTTAAGTTTAAAAATGATGGTAAAAAGCCGCTTCTGATTAAAAGTGCGGTGGAAGAAAATAAGTTAACGGTTAGCTTATTTGGCAACAAGGATGATGCCAAGAACGTGCAATATAAGATTGAAACCGAACGCAAATTAATTAAACACGACACTATATATAAAAGTGACAACAGCCTTAAACCCGGAGAAGTAAAGGTCGAAAAACCTGGTCAAGATGGCTACGATATTATTACTTATGAAGTAACCATAATTAACGGTGCCGAGGTTGAGCGCAAACAAATATCAGAACGGCATATCAAACCCGAGACGGCAGTAATTGTTTTACCTGCTGAACAACAAAACATTGATGGATATAAAAAATAA
- a CDS encoding PRC-barrel domain-containing protein, with the protein MKTSKEIIGLPVFSIAEVLKLGEVKDLLINPENGAVDYIVVAPLNTIKENGLIPFANVVGIGEDALTVRTEDKMIPFSTDENALMLLDKNVRVIGTKVMTEKGTITGIISELLIDDENGKIVGCQWVPNGEESASGYIPSQHVITFGRDLIIVDKDFKQYVTETILPEDNTFKPEPEQPAQPKISDEPESAKSDPLEFFADKQNEFLIGRKVTADIITDGGEVIAKEGSIVTPEIIEQAIANDKYIDLTLNNVEKEV; encoded by the coding sequence GTGAAAACAAGCAAGGAGATTATTGGCCTGCCGGTTTTTAGCATTGCGGAAGTGTTGAAATTAGGCGAGGTTAAAGACCTGCTAATTAACCCGGAAAATGGTGCAGTAGATTATATTGTAGTGGCGCCCCTAAATACAATTAAAGAAAACGGGCTAATTCCCTTCGCAAATGTAGTCGGAATCGGTGAAGATGCACTAACAGTAAGAACTGAGGACAAAATGATACCATTTTCTACAGATGAAAATGCCTTAATGCTGTTGGATAAAAATGTAAGGGTTATTGGCACTAAGGTGATGACTGAAAAGGGAACCATTACCGGGATCATAAGTGAGCTATTAATAGATGATGAAAATGGTAAAATAGTTGGTTGCCAGTGGGTGCCTAACGGCGAAGAAAGTGCCAGTGGTTATATTCCATCCCAGCATGTAATAACCTTTGGTCGGGATTTAATTATTGTCGATAAGGATTTTAAACAGTACGTTACAGAAACTATTTTACCGGAGGATAACACCTTTAAGCCTGAACCAGAACAGCCTGCCCAACCAAAAATTAGCGATGAGCCAGAATCAGCTAAAAGTGATCCGTTAGAGTTCTTTGCAGACAAACAAAACGAATTTTTAATTGGTAGGAAAGTAACGGCTGATATCATCACAGATGGCGGTGAGGTTATTGCTAAAGAGGGAAGCATTGTAACACCAGAGATAATTGAACAAGCAATAGCTAATGATAAATATATTGATCTAACGTTAAATAACGTTGAAAAAGAAGTTTAA